In the genome of Tannockella kyphosi, one region contains:
- the nrdD gene encoding anaerobic ribonucleoside-triphosphate reductase: MEIEVKNGYLEQNEIDQYVAYLEDKFPNSSLKSLNILLDGEFVDLDYVMQPKKFERIRRITGYLVGTVDRFNDAKKAEESQRVKHDM; this comes from the coding sequence ATGGAAATAGAAGTTAAAAATGGTTATTTAGAACAAAATGAAATTGATCAATATGTTGCATATTTAGAAGATAAATTCCCCAATTCATCACTAAAATCTTTGAATATTTTATTAGATGGAGAATTTGTGGATTTAGATTATGTTATGCAACCCAAAAAATTCGAAAGAATTCGTCGTATCACTGGATACTTAGTTGGAACAGTAGACCGATTCAATGATGCTAAAAAAGCAGAAGAAAGTCAAAGAGTAAAACATGATATG